One window of Nicotiana tomentosiformis chromosome 11, ASM39032v3, whole genome shotgun sequence genomic DNA carries:
- the LOC138901651 gene encoding uncharacterized protein — translation MDCSVIIEEEKEEDLTIQTMEEGVILKNWTVAPSRPRRVPGIIITYPDEPTDVTFKETRISIHLSPTEKEKYIRFLKEYEDIFAWSHDDMTGLSTSIVAHKLPINSMCSPVKQKLRKFKWDMSLKIKEEVTKKIKATVLRLVEYPTWLANIVPAPKKDRKVRVCVDYQDLNRASPKDDFSLPNIHIPIENYTKHELQSFVDCFAGYHQIWMDGEDA, via the exons ATGGACTGTAGTGTAATTATTGAGGAGGAGAAGGAGGAAGATCTTACCATTCAGACAATGGAAGAGGGAgttattctcaagaactggactgttgCACCATCCCGGCCTCGCCGAGTTCCtggcataattattacatatcctgacgAACCTACagatgtgacat tcaaggaaactcgcataagcatccATCTATCACCAACAGAAAAGGAAAAGTATATCAGGTTTCTAAAGGAGTATGAGGACATCTTCGCATGGTCCCACGACGATATGACTggtttaagcacatccatagtagctcacaagctacccatcAATTCCATGTGTtcaccggtaaagcagaagctcagaaagttcaagtgggatatgagtttgaagataaaagaggaggtcaccaagaaaatcaaagccaCGGTTCTCCGACTGGTTgaatacccgacctggttagccaaTATTGTGCCAGCTCCAAAGAAAGAtaggaaagttagagtatgtgttgATTACCAAGATCTGAACAGAGCGAGTCCTAAGGATGACTTCTCgctgcccaacatacacataccgATTGAAAACTacaccaagcatgaactccaatcctttgtcgACTGTTTCGCAGGATAccatcagatttggatggatggAGAGGACGCCTAA